TACGCGGCAGCATAGGTGAACTCTGCGTCTCGGGACCTCTCGTTGGAAAGGGCTACCTGAATCGAGCGGAGCTCACTAAAGAACGATTCCAAGAGCTCCCCGAGTTCGGCGATCGTATCTATCGCACTGGCGATCTTGTGAGGATTTTGCACGATGGAAGCTTCCAGTTCCTAGGTCGTATTGATGACCAGGTCAAGCTCCGCGGACAACGACTAGAGATTGGAGAAATCAACGAGGTCATCAAACAAGCCACGTCTGAAATGAACGAGGTTGCTACCCTGGTCATCACGCACCCCAAACAATCGAAGGATCAGCTTGTCTCCTTTTTTACTACGGTCACTGCAGACAAGAGCTCCCGAGCTATTGACGCTGGCGTCCGATCTTCAGAAGATTGTCGCTCCCTGCTGTCAAAGATCAAGGATGCTTGCCGCACTCATCTTCCTGGGTATATGGTGCCTACACATATTATCCCGATGACCTGCTTCCCGCTCTCTGCCAATAACAAGGCTGATATGAAAgtcttgaagaagatctatCAGGAGCTTTCTTTGGAGGATATTCAGAAATTGAGTTCGTTGAGTGCTGGCCAGCCTACTGACAGTTTCCAGGAACAGAAGATCATATCTGTTTTGGCTAGGTTTATTGGCTCTTCTAGGGAGAAGATCTCATCATGGTCCAGTATCTACGAGCTTGGTCTGGATTCTATATCTGTTATTGCTTTCTCGAGGAGTCTTCGGGAGGCTGGTTTTTCTCAGGCTCAGCCATCGATCATCATGAAGTGCAAGTCTGAAATTCTCGATGTTGGCTAATAAAATAATTGACTAACAATCCACAGATCCTACAATTTCCGGAATGGCCTCGGCTCTACTCGGGTCTATTTCATCTTCTGCCTCTTTAGAAACCATACAACGAAATGCCAAGCAAGGCATTGAGGCTTTTTCTCACAAGCACGCCCACGCTATCAATGAGCTTATTGGGGCCATCGACGGTGAAGTCGAAAAGATTGCGCCTTGTACCCCGCTCCAGGAGGGTATCATATACCACTACCTGTCGAGTAGCACGCCACTGTACTGCTCCTCATTCACTTTCGAGCTCCATCCTCCCGTCAACCTCGAAAATTTGCGCACAGCTTGGGGTCAAACCCAGAGAGATGTGCAAATGCTGCGTGCTAGGCTTTTGCCATCACCGGACGGCTACGCCCAAGCTATCATGAAGAAAGATTGCCTTCCTTGGTTCCTTGCTACGGTCGACACCAAGGAGGAGATTGATGATTTGCGTAAACAACGACATGAGCACTGGACTACCCAGCTCGGCAGTCTTTTATCGAATCTGTGGGAAGTTGGAATCATCTCTTCCCCTGAGACGTCAGTCATGCTTTTAAACATCTTCCATGCTCTCTACGACGGTAACAGCCTGGCCCTTCTTCTTGAATCGGTTGCCCAAAATTATCTTGGCCAGAGCAAGAGTTCGCAGTCAGTCCCGGGGTTCTTGGATGTTTTACACTTGGGTCCCCTTTGTAAAGACCCTGCTGCAGAGAcattctggaaagagcatcTTGCCGGCTGTCGTGATCACGCTTTTGTCGAGAACGACCAAGTTGACAGCGCGCCAATCCTGCTCACAGTTCAAATAAATGGGATAGATCAGGTTGACCATCTTCGCCGGTTTCTCGGTGTAACAGAGCAATCTGTTCTCCATGCCTGCTGGCTTCTCACTCTTCAGCAGCAATACTCATTTGTGCCATCGCTCGGTATCATTGCTTCGGGCAGGACAATTGATATATCAGGCATTGGTGACGTGATTGGACCGCTTTTCAATACGGTTCCCAGCAACGTACAGTTGCGTGGCCTGGAGTCTTGGTCTGATGTTGCTCGGGGCTGTCATAAATACCACGTGTCCATGATTCCTTTCCAACACACCGCACTGCGAGACATTGTGAAATGGCTCGGAAAGAACCCCAATGAGCGACTCTTCAACTCTTTGTTTGTCTTCCAGAGAGAAGATGAAAAGACCGAATCCCTCACAAAAGATATTTGGCGTGCACTCGACTCAGAGGCCCAACATGAGTACCCTCTGGCCTTTGAGATTGTGCGTAATGGCAACCAATCTCTGTCAGCCACTGTTGCTGCAAAGAGTCACGCGGTATCATTAGAGGACGCTCAGCAGATGTTGTATAAGTTCGAGCAAAttctttttgattttgcacAAGACCCCAACAAAGAGTTACCCAAGATCAACGGAGTTTCTCTCACACAAGTCGTGGCGAACGGTGAATCACATGGTCTCCAGGAGTCTCTGACAACACTAGAACATACCAATGGTGAATGTGCCAAAGGCTCTTTGTTCGAATGGACTTCCCAGGCTTGCACAATCCGCGACGTGATTGAAACCCTTGCAGAAGTGGAGCCGCAATCCATCAGCGAGAACACATCGATCTTTGAAGTTGGACTTGATAGCATTGATGCAATCAAAATTTCCTCGCGGTTGAGCAAAGCCGGCATCAAACTTCCCGTGAGCTCCATCATGCGCCATCGTACCGTGAAGGCCATGAGCGAGCAGATCTCAATGCCAATTAACTGTCTTAAAGATAGGAAATTAACATTGCTCAATCAGCTAGAGAAATCTTTGGGCAAGTTCCTTGGAGCTGAAGGCCTTCTCCCCCCGAGCGCGGCTCGAATCCTACCAGCTACACCCATCCAAGAAGCTATGGTAGCAGAAATGACCGCCTCTGAGTATAAGCATTATTATAACCACGAGATGCTCGAGCTTGAGCCAGATGTGGACATTGAAAGGATGGAACGGGCATGGAGAGCTGTCGTTGGAGCCCACCCTATTCTCCGTACCTCATTCGTAGAAGTCTGGGATCCGGAGATTCCTGTGTCATACGCCCAAATAGTGCATGACGAGGATCACATCGATCTTCAAACTGTCAATCTGCACGGAGTCTCCGTGGAATCCATCATGGAGACTCAGCGTTCAAGGGCCCGCAATGAACTGACAAGTAGCCCTTTATTCTCTATCACCATTGCGGTGGATGGAGATAGACGGTACCTTGTTTTGTCGATTGCGCATGCCCTCTATGATGGCTGGTCAATTAATCTGCTCCATGAAGATGTGGCCAAATCCTATGCTGGGGCAGAGTGTTTCCGCCCGCCAGCCGATGACATTCTTGAGCAAATTATTGCTTCTTCTGGCGATGAAGCACTCAGGTTCTGGCGAGCAACGCTATTCAACTTCACTCCTGTTGTATTCTCGCCTATGAAGCATGCTGATAATAGCTCAGCAGTTGTTCACAGAGCAGAGCAATCGTTCTCCGTTCCACTGTCCAAGGCAGAGACGTTCTGCAAGCGCCATGGCATTACTCTCCAGGCCCTTGTGGTCAGTTGTTGGTCTCTTCTCCTTGCTACACATGTCAAGAAGCTAGATGTGGTATTTGGACTTGTCCTTTCTGGTCGGAATGTGGCTGGCTCTGAGCATGTGATGTTCCCGACCATGAACACTGTAGCTATGCGAGTTATTCTTCATGGGACGCGCGTAGAATTGGTGCAATATGTGCAGGAGGCTCTCCTGGCTATGTCGGAGCATCAGCATTTCCCACTTCGGCGCGCCAGACCAGATACAGGGTCGCGGGCGTTATTTGATACGCTTTTCATGTATCAGAAGAGACCGGTGGAAAATGTTCAGGCCGGGCCTGGGCCGGTTTTGTATAAATCTATTGGTGGGGCAGCTGATGTTGAATACCCTGTATGCGCTGAAGTTGAAGGTGTCGGGAAAGAACTGGTTGGGCGAGTTGCGTGTCGTGGAAATGTTGTTGGGGATCAAGATACTTTTACACTGTTGGGGCAGATAGGCAGTATCCTTTCGTCTATCATCGATGGCCCATATGAACAGACAGTCGAATTCACCAGCGAAGGAGCGAAGATTTGTGGAAGTACGGCTTTCCATGATGAGTCCGGACAAGATATCAAGACTGATGCAGTGCCCCGGACACTCAATCACGCACAATGGTTGCCCATTGAGTCGAAGATCCGCAAAATTCTTTCCATTGCATCCGGGGTACCTGAAAACTCCATTGACAAGAGCTCCACGATTTTCGAGCTTGGTCTGGACAGCATCAGTGCCATCAAGGTGGCTGCACTCCTGAAGAAAGAGTCCGTCAAGCTCGCGGTCAGTGACATGCTTCGGGCTGGTACCATCGAAAACATGGCCAAAGCAGCCAACAGCAACCAACAAGAGCTCTCGCTGACAGACATATCGATCATTCTCCACGAATCACTCGATGGCATCGATGTCGCGGGACTGCTACAGTCGCATGGTATTGGTCTGGAACGGGTGCGGAAAGTGTTCCCCGCAACTGCAGGGCAGACCTACTTCCTCTCAATGCACATCCTCAATCCCGAGGTATTCTATCCTGAGTTCTACTATGTGACATCAAGACAATTGAGCCCTGAGGTACTCGATCGGGCCTGGGCTCGGGTCATAGACCAAACCCCAATACTTCGAACTACTTTCGTTCCCACTGTCGACTCTCGGCTATTGCCGTATATGCAGATCGAGTTTAAGGCTGTGCAAATTCCTGTGATCTGGCATTCCAAATTTGGTCGGCAACTTGTTTCAAGAAGTCTCACGCAAGAATTTGGGGCAGTGCCGCTCGCATTGCATGCCTGTCAAACGAACAAGGGGACGGCGCTTATTCTGCAAATCCACCATGCATTGTATGACGCTGTCAGTCTACCCCATATTTTAGACAGACTTGCTACACACTGCAGTCAAGAGGAGGTTGCCAAGCCAGACCCCGGCCTTGATCTCTCACGGCTCGTGGCATTCCAGCATGTTCATTCGCCCGTGGATGTCCGACGGCAATTCTGGCAAAAGTATCTAGGCCAGATCCCAACAGCGGTAAAACGAGGGGATGGCTTCGGCCCTGTGCAACATTACTACCGACCGGGTCTGGTCTCAAATATGACCGGTGTTGAACAGGTTGCTAAGCGCCAGGGCCTGAGCATCCAGACCGTCTTTTTGGCCGTCTATGCTCGAGTGCATTTGCAGGAATTCGGTGCCGCTGAAACCGTCGATGACGCAGGGTCTCACAAGCGATTAACTGTTGGACTGTACCTTGCCAATCGATCTCATTCCATCGAGGGTCTAGCCGAATCTGTAATTCCTACCGTGAACATTGTTCCACTACGGCTGGATGACAAACTCAGCGATTCCAACGAGACCCTCCTTAACGCCGCCCGGAGAATCCAAACCGAAATCCACGAGATCAGCCGACCGGAATACTCGGGTGTTTCTCTCGTGGAAATTGCCGAATGGACCGGCGTTCGAATCGACACCTGCGTCAATTTCCTGCGACTCCCTGAGCAAGAATTGAAAGCACCCAGCAACGGTGACCAAGGAAAGTTTTCTCTCACAGCTATTCAACGCGAGGAGTTTGACGATCTTAGCGGGGCAAGCCCGGAAAAAGACCGAAGTGCGATTAATGGCAATGGTGTAGCGCCACCGGGTGCAGCCGAGACAAGCCCGGGCCTCAAGCACCCAAGCATCTCAACGGCTACTCAGAATATCTTCCAGGTAAGTGGATCAAGATGCACATCACTTGTGCATCTGTTAACGGTGATCGATTTTTTGCACTTGCTTACATTTACAACAGCCTACGATCGATGTGGAAGCTGCCATTCGGAATGGTCGGTTAGACCTTGGGCTCTTCGCACCGGAATCCCGCCTTGACCAAGACACAGCAGCGAGTATGATCGGTGCTATGCGACGGGAGATGTCTGCATTGGTGACAGGCTTTGAATTGATCGAGAATGTCTAGTTATGCTAGGGATGAAAGAGAGGGGAGAGCAGAGTATCCCGGGGGTGATTCCAAGTGAGTATGGAGTAAACGATTTTTGGTGgatcctttctttctttctttcttttttttcgatttctTGCCATTTCTATGGCTCACAAACTTGTGCATATGAGGCGTTGGACGTGTATAGTTTGCTTTTCTCAATCAATGTTGTATTGAAATGCTAATTTGACGAGTGACGGCGGGACCCACGGACGGGACGGGCCCGGGGATCTTTTTTTATCTTTTGAGAACTGCAGGTTTTCTAAGAGTATCATAGTAGTAGAtgtatatgttgtatattcCACTTTGTATCCTCTTATAGTGACCGAGAGAATTTCTTTTTAATATTCCCCTCCTTTAGCACCAATCGGACcccagtttttttttttttttctcgcaTTCCTCCGAGAATAGGCCTGATGAATCAGATGTGGGCTTTCAGACAGTGAGAGTGAgcaaggggggggggtggttCGCGTGGCCTATCAGTTGGAACTGgagagtttttttttttttttctttttgaagaAGTTCAGGATATATgctctgtacggagtactccgtacagtaTTAAGACAATAACTTGTCTACCTTAATTTTtttgggagaaaaaaaaaaggaacggGGTCCAATAGGCTGAAATATCCCCCTCcctgtgtttttttttgggtcaGGGGCCGTGCAAATGCACCTAGATATACAAACACAGATgggttgattttgattttgattttgattctTTAAATTAAGTAAATCTGATTCGAGTCTTTTCATAAATCGTTGGATTTCTTGTTTATTGCTTACCTAATATTTTTCTCTATCACGCGTCACCCTAATCCACATCGGGCATCCAACGATCAACAACGCGACTGCGCGTTAATCGCTTTGGACTTTATTTCTATACCCTCAAACACCCTGACCACCCCGACCACCCCGACCACTCTGACCACCCTGAACACCCTGACCACCCTGAAAACCCCTGAACATGAAAAACCTGAACATTGGAACAGGCTCCTTATAAACATTCtcaatccccccccccccccttggTTTCAAACAAACACTCGATCCCGGTCACATACCAATACCCAACCCCTCCTCGATTTCCGCCCTTTTTGCCCTCGTGGGCTGACATCACCTTTTGTATTGGGGGATTTCACCCCTTGCAACCTTTATCTTTTTGGATCAAAGGATTCCAACACGCCCTTCTCCTTTGACAGTGTTAATTCAAACTGAAACATTCCACACCTATCGCGCCTGACCTGGTTATCCTCAGGTATCAAAGCGCATCAAAGTGAAACATTGCAGATACGCGTTGTGTTTGTCCCTAGGGCGCATGGGAGACATTGAATTCCTTGGAATTCGCGATGGAAGTGGTGTGACTCAGCTGAATTTGCCATTTGCACCTGCCCAAAACATTCCAGTCCCTGTGCCTTCCTTGGGGTATCATATCCTCAAATACCTGTGCTCCTTGGCTTCCTCTCGTTCCCTGTCTGGGCGCGTTGTTGATCTAAACGCGTCAACCTCGAATCCTTGAGAAGCTCCCTAAATCTCTCGAGTGTTGAATCTCGAATCATTGAGGGATCTTTAGATCTTCTTTTTAAGATCTCCAGAGCGCATCTGGTTGTGACGCGCTCTTCATTCTGGACTCGTTGCGCGGCCACGTTGACACATTCCCCCGATCATGGTTGCAACGTTTTCGCCGCACCGGGACTCTGGTGGCACACTTCATCTGTCACCGCACTCGGGACTCCATCACGTTGACGCCAGCACTGCGATCCGCCAACTGAGGCGTTCACTTTCGCGCTCCCCCTCTAAGAGTTCAAACTTCTTCCTCAACCCGCGTAATCACTCCCCTTCCAAATCCGCTTACATCTATTCTCCATTGTCGCCCTCACGGCGCGCCTCACAGAACAATTTTGTTCTCTTCCCATCTCATCAATCTCATCAGTCGCCTCTCGCTGTCCCTTACCCGCCCAGCGCGAAAATCAGTAGGCCGGCCATGCGTCGACGCACATCACCCCGCAGTCCGGCCAAACGCGTTTTGAGTGTTTCGACGGACAGTGGCAACGCGACTCCAACCCAACCTATCTCTTTACCCTCTGGTGAAGAGAATGATTTGACTCTTGACGACCTGGACGCGCCAGAGCTAAGTACCACCCCAGACAGTCCTTGTTTTATCCACACTACTTCTGCCCCTCTGGGTGAATCGACTTTTGCGCCGCGATCAACGTTGTCGCGCATTGAAAAACGACGCAGCGGGACCTTTGGTAGCTTTGCGACTGGCAGTCCCTTGAAGCGCAGCGATGGGATTATGAACTTGGACCAAGTATCGCGAGGCAGCCCCTCTGCAAAGCGACGCAGCGTGCACACTCCCACTTTTTCGGCCGAGTTTAGCATTTTTGACAACGAAGTCGAGAACACTACTCCAGAGGGGTCTCCGACACGCAGCGAAATCCCCTCTTTTCCCACGCCTGTCCAACCCCACAACCCATTTGCGACAATTCCTAAGCGCTCATGTTCTCTGCGACGCTCAACCCTACAGCAGCGCGGCGACCGACCACTCTTTGGTCGACCCAGGGCCATGGATGATTCAACCGACGCATCACCACCTGAGACGCCAGTGTCTGTGAGACCACGAACGTCGTTTGATAGCAGCCTATTCCAGCCCGGGAGCGGAAACATTTTCTCCCCCAGGCCGCCAGCCAGCCCTCTTTTCTCCAACTCGCCTGTCCACCTTCCCGCCAACCCCTCTGTCAACCCTACTCAACCCCCTCGACCCGCTGCGCATCCTCTCTCCCGTACTATCACTCAATCCTCGTCTGGGTCGAGTATTGAAGACTCGCCCACGCATGAACCAGTCCGCAAGCCCGAGGGCCGACGAACCCTGTTCAACTTCTCCAAATCTCTCCCCGCTGGGGCTACTCGTCCTGTCCCCGTGAATCGGATCACACGAGAAGACACATCGGACACGTTTGCAACCCCGGATAACTTTCGGCTAGTGAAGCCTCTACCCGCGGCATTCATGTCCACTGGACTCATCTCCAAGAAAAACCGCAATGCGGAGGAGAACCCCGGATTTAACAAGAGCATGCCCGATACACCATGCAAACGGCCTGTCAATCTTTTCGCCGCGGGTCCAAATCCCGCAGACCGACTGTTCGACAAGTCACGTCTGGCTCATCAATCAGATGCTGTTTCAGCCTCCCCATTCAACCCACCTACGACCTCACGTCCCAAGCCAAGTCCCTTCACTCGGGGAATGGGTATCTTCGGTGACAGCTTCAATCGTCCCGAGACCTCGCGGCGTGGAAGTTTTGCTAGCGTTGATGGTGATGAATTGATCCTCGCCCAATCGCCCTCCTCCCGCCATGACAGTCAGCCTCTGAACGATGACTTCCCTCCCACTCCGACCAAACAGCCCTTTCTTCCCTCTCGCACCTACCCTCCCGCCACTTCTCAGATCGCGTCTCTGGAACGACTATCCGAAACGGCGAGTCCGCTGCACGAGAAGTTTCTTCAAGCATCACCTCACACTCCCCGTGACCAATACTTCCCTCCCGACCCCAGTGGCTTATCGATCTCCGTGCCAAATGATCATCAGCGTGTGCAGGAGCATGATCTTCCAGCCACTCCAACTGGACCGAGAGACTCTTGGTCATCGTTCCGACGGCCCAGTCTTCAAATTAGCGGCTACCACGTTCCAGATGTGGACCCCACTCTGACATCCCGCTTTGACTGCGTGGAGCTTATCGGAACCGGCGAGTTCTCTCAGGTCTTCCGTGTCGCAGAGCCTCATGACGCATCCTTTCCGTCTgtcttctctcttccatcAAGCGAACCAAGATCGCCGACGTCCCTCCCCCACCAGGTGTGGGCTGTCAAGAAGAGCAAGCAGCCCTATCTGGGGTTGAAGGATCGCGAGCGCCGTATTCGTGAAGTCGAGGTTCTCAAGGCGTTGACCAACTGTGACCATGTTATTTCATTTATGGACAGCTGGGAGAACAACGGTCACCTATACATCCAAACGGAGTTCTGCGAAGAGGGTAGCCTGGATGGTTTCTTGGCCCAAGCCGGACTCAAAGCCCGACTTGACGACTTCCGGATCTGGAAGATTTTGCTCGAAATGTCTCTGGGACTCAAGCAGATCCATGACGAAGGGTTCATACATCTTGACCTAAAGCCTGCTAACATTCTGGTCACCTTTGAGGGTACTTTAAAGATTGGTGACTTTGGCATGGCGACACGCTGGCCTGCAGAGGACGGTATTGAGGGCGAAGGCGACCGCGAATACATTGGACCTGAGATTCTGATGGGCCGATTCGACAAGCCTGCCGACATCTTCTCACTTGGTCTTATCATTTTTGAGATCGCCGGCAATGTGGAACTTCCCGACAATGGTGTATCTTGGCAGAAGCTACGCAACGGCGACATGAGCGATGTGCCCAGCCTTACCTGGAGCTCGGAGACCAGCATCTTCCGCGATGCAACTGGAAACCCTATCTCTGAAGGGTCGTCTTTCGAGGACCTGTGCACATCCGATCTGGGTGACAACGACTTCGGCGATGACTTCCCGACAAGTCGTCAGCTGAGCAACCCCAAACCACAGCGACTCGCACGAAGCGGGGAGCTGATTGATCCACCCAGCTTCATGGTCGATGCCACCCACCCACAGGCATTGGATGGCATCGTTCGATGGATGATCTCCCCCGACCCTCAGAACCGTCCCACGGCTGGCCAAGTCCTGGAAACTTATGGGGTGCAATTTATTAATCAACGGCGCCGCGCTGGCGCCACCGTCTTCGAGGGTAACTGGGGCCCCGCTGATGAGATCTTGGCCGAAGATGCTGAAATGATCGACGTGTAAAATATCCCTTTGACTATTGTGCATTCGGAGGGTGTTGtgtctttttcctttcttgtCCTTCCTTTATTTTTCCTTTTGTCACCTTTTCCCGGCGTTCTACCTGGGAGcatttctccttttttttgggggtcCCATCTTTGATGCCATGTTTTCACGTCACGACATTATCCCCCTCCACCTCATGCTTCAACGGTTGGGGCTGGGCTTTCGGGCGTTTTCGATCCATCCGGTTTGGATCTGGGCGTTACCTTGAGCAGTTCACGGATACCACAACTGGAGTTTGCAAATGGTTCTTCGCCCTGTTTGGCGAatcttttttattttttattttttttcttttttttcccctttgtACGATTCACTACCTAGCGTTACGAGATGCCAGGAATCTACCAATCTCTCAGGATGCTTGCTTCTGGGACTGGTCACGGTCATTCTGGGAATCTGCTGTGTTCGTTCCAACCTGTCTTCTATCGTCCTGTCCTTGGAATCAACTGCTCCAAGGCGATTGTTCTTCCCCAGGACTGATATCTGGTCGGACAGCATACCCGGTAGGTCTGGAAACCTCACTTGCtatctttgctttttcttttgctttttctgaTGATGAATGTGTGCCCTCTGGGCAGTGATGACTCCCTATCCATTTTCTTTGAGCGTGATCTTCTCTGCTAGTTTGGTGTCTTTGGTTGAATACCTGGGTTCCATATCTGTATAGCAACTGTGGAATTACGAATTGAAATGATATCCTACAAACCTCTTGCTTCAATTGTAGATCTTTTTCCAATTAAATATCGGTCGGAGGCCACTCATTGCGGTACTTTACCCTGCCCGGGGTATCAAATTTTAACTCTTTGGATGATGGGCTTTCTAAGTTTGTATCATTCTGTAGTTTGACTTGTTGTTTTGAAAATtgaaacatcacatatatAAAAAGACACTCTGGAGGGTCTATACGCCTCGGTAAGATCCAAATATATTTTTGGATTGCCACCCGTGAGATTTCTTGGCATTTGGCTCAAACTTGTCCAACTCCTCCAACTATCTTTATCTTTATTCTCGAAACTTCATACTTTGCTACTTCCCAAGTCCTTTCCCCTGGTGTTGAACTTGGTTGATGAGACCTCTGCGTTCTATGCAAGGTGCACTGTCGACTCTAGGACCCCGACTCACAATAACCAAACCTTACCTCTCCACACGAAGAAGCTCCTCCCTAGACAACCATTTTGCAATTTCTCCATTCCAATAATAATAGTCCATATCACGCACTATGGAAAATAGGATCTTTGTATCGGACAATCTCCTCCGCCTTACGGGTGCGTCAGAGCCCACCATCATCGATTTCGTGCTTGCGACCGCCAGCTCAGCCAAGTCGACCTCCTCCCTCCAAGATACCCTCGTGTCTTTCCTGGATGGCGTAGACGCTAGCTCAGCTGAAATTGGTCTCTTCGCCCGGGAGCTTCATGCCCGCATGGGCAAGGGCGCACAGCCCAGTGCGTCTACCT
The nucleotide sequence above comes from Penicillium digitatum chromosome 1, complete sequence. Encoded proteins:
- a CDS encoding Protein kinase, putative, with amino-acid sequence MVATFSPHRDSGGTLHLSPHSGLHHVDASTAIRQLRRSLSRSPSKSSNFFLNPRNHSPSKSAYIYSPLSPSRRASQNNFVLFPSHQSHQSPLAVPYPPSAKISRPAMRRRTSPRSPAKRVLSVSTDSGNATPTQPISLPSGEENDLTLDDLDAPELSTTPDSPCFIHTTSAPLGESTFAPRSTLSRIEKRRSGTFGSFATGSPLKRSDGIMNLDQVSRGSPSAKRRSVHTPTFSAEFSIFDNEVENTTPEGSPTRSEIPSFPTPVQPHNPFATIPKRSCSLRRSTLQQRGDRPLFGRPRAMDDSTDASPPETPVSVRPRTSFDSSLFQPGSGNIFSPRPPASPLFSNSPVHLPANPSVNPTQPPRPAAHPLSRTITQSSSGSSIEDSPTHEPVRKPEGRRTLFNFSKSLPAGATRPVPVNRITREDTSDTFATPDNFRLVKPLPAAFMSTGLISKKNRNAEENPGFNKSMPDTPCKRPVNLFAAGPNPADRLFDKSRLAHQSDAVSASPFNPPTTSRPKPSPFTRGMGIFGDSFNRPETSRRGSFASVDGDELILAQSPSSRHDSQPLNDDFPPTPTKQPFLPSRTYPPATSQIASLERLSETASPLHEKFLQASPHTPRDQYFPPDPSGLSISVPNDHQRVQEHDLPATPTGPRDSWSSFRRPSLQISGYHVPDVDPTLTSRFDCVELIGTGEFSQVFRVAEPHDASFPSVFSLPSSEPRSPTSLPHQVWAVKKSKQPYLGLKDRERRIREVEVLKALTNCDHVISFMDSWENNGHLYIQTEFCEEGSLDGFLAQAGLKARLDDFRIWKILLEMSLGLKQIHDEGFIHLDLKPANILVTFEGTLKIGDFGMATRWPAEDGIEGEGDREYIGPEILMGRFDKPADIFSLGLIIFEIAGNVELPDNGVSWQKLRNGDMSDVPSLTWSSETSIFRDATGNPISEGSSFEDLCTSDLGDNDFGDDFPTSRQLSNPKPQRLARSGELIDPPSFMVDATHPQALDGIVRWMISPDPQNRPTAGQVLETYGVQFINQRRRAGATVFEGNWGPADEILAEDAEMIDV